The Crocinitomicaceae bacterium genome includes a region encoding these proteins:
- a CDS encoding CotH kinase family protein, with translation MGNLKLRYQFLLLIALMHCVHSHAQILFDPTTKYAQAGQFYHYGHISTLSINFYNPDHHAILKYWKENYIENALPATLTYGSIFLDSVAVKYKGNSTFAVPNMFGNQKLPYNIDLNDLISGQQIQGFRKLKLGNAWFDPTFCKELMASFIYKQYMPCYEANLVRLVVNGNYLGVYVNQEDVGYQFLKKHFGENDGAFFKCEPMTEEQAGHPVDWPGLVWEGSDTLDYYESYERKSPTGWTEFLEMIYTLNINPGNIESVINVDRVLWNFAVSQVLSNEDTYNTTIIHNYYMYQTADGKFQMLPWDLTESFCGILFSGGSPESHYELDPLYGLSPYFSDRPLVFQLLSNDYYRKKYFAHIRTIMNEYYSATWIKDWITARQSTAYSAVNSDPNKPHNMTKFTQNVDSPVNYLLMYTIAGITDVITNRKPYLENYSDLTYSAPLISGVTQSIQHPSADDTVFISAQVSNATGVSLKVTNNPAPYASDFTTITMTDDGLNGDLVAGDGIYTAEVPYHTSNDHVKYYIEAENAQAMKLNPERAEFFYYHYYIDQVVSAKEKSKPQFAVYPIPADHEINIQPMVDDKLYDVLIYNKAGQVVYKALQLSGHTQIEVSELIPGNYILEISTEKNTQRSKVIIL, from the coding sequence ATTCTATCATTACGGACACATCAGTACGCTTTCAATAAATTTCTACAATCCTGATCATCATGCCATATTAAAATACTGGAAAGAAAACTACATTGAAAACGCCCTGCCGGCAACTCTAACTTATGGCAGTATTTTTCTTGACAGTGTTGCAGTAAAATATAAAGGCAATTCAACTTTTGCTGTGCCTAATATGTTTGGTAATCAGAAATTGCCTTATAATATTGACCTCAATGATTTGATCAGTGGACAACAAATTCAGGGTTTCAGAAAATTGAAATTAGGCAATGCCTGGTTTGATCCCACTTTTTGTAAAGAACTGATGGCATCATTTATTTATAAGCAATACATGCCTTGTTATGAGGCTAACCTGGTGCGACTGGTTGTCAACGGAAATTATTTGGGTGTGTATGTGAATCAAGAAGATGTGGGCTATCAATTTTTGAAAAAACATTTTGGTGAAAATGATGGAGCATTTTTTAAATGTGAACCCATGACAGAAGAACAAGCAGGGCATCCGGTTGATTGGCCGGGATTGGTTTGGGAAGGGTCAGACACGCTTGATTATTATGAATCATACGAAAGAAAATCACCAACGGGTTGGACTGAATTTCTGGAGATGATTTACACACTCAATATTAACCCAGGCAATATTGAAAGTGTTATTAATGTTGATCGCGTGCTATGGAATTTTGCGGTTTCTCAAGTTTTGTCAAATGAAGACACCTATAACACCACCATCATTCATAACTACTATATGTACCAAACAGCCGATGGAAAATTTCAGATGTTGCCGTGGGATTTAACAGAAAGTTTTTGCGGAATTTTATTTTCAGGTGGATCACCGGAGTCGCATTATGAACTTGATCCGTTGTATGGCTTGTCGCCTTATTTTTCTGACCGGCCATTAGTTTTTCAATTACTGTCTAATGATTATTATCGTAAAAAATATTTTGCACATATCCGCACCATAATGAATGAATATTATTCTGCCACATGGATTAAAGATTGGATTACCGCAAGACAATCAACCGCATATTCTGCCGTGAACTCTGACCCAAACAAACCGCACAACATGACTAAGTTTACACAGAACGTAGATTCGCCGGTGAACTATTTGCTTATGTATACTATTGCGGGCATAACAGATGTGATTACAAACAGAAAACCTTATCTTGAAAACTATTCAGATCTAACGTATTCGGCTCCGTTGATTTCAGGTGTAACACAAAGTATTCAGCATCCTTCTGCAGATGATACGGTATTCATTTCTGCACAGGTTTCTAATGCAACCGGTGTTTCATTGAAAGTGACAAATAATCCTGCGCCTTATGCGTCTGACTTTACAACAATAACAATGACTGATGATGGATTGAACGGAGATCTTGTTGCAGGTGATGGTATTTACACTGCGGAGGTTCCTTATCATACCAGCAATGACCACGTGAAATATTATATTGAAGCAGAAAATGCGCAAGCCATGAAGTTGAATCCTGAGCGGGCTGAATTTTTTTACTATCACTATTATATAGACCAGGTTGTTTCAGCCAAAGAAAAATCCAAACCTCAATTTGCTGTTTACCCAATACCCGCAGATCATGAGATTAACATTCAGCCTATGGTTGATGACAAGTTGTATGATGTGTTAATTTACAATAAAGCCGGACAGGTTGTTTACAAAGCACTTCAGCTTTCAGGACATACACAAATTGAAGTGAGTGAATTAATTCCGGGCAACTATATTCTGGAAATTTCTACAGAAAAAAACACCCAAAGATCAAAGGTTATTATCCTTTAA
- a CDS encoding DUF1987 domain-containing protein, whose protein sequence is MENFRLEGTPKSPRVDFNASNGQLIISGRSIPENAREFYRPLIDWIEHYGHNPKPNTVFDVCLEYFNTSSSKALFDLFKTAEEIQLNGKSNVVVRWKYENDDWEMRDAGLEYSRIIQIPLEMIEIEV, encoded by the coding sequence ATGGAAAATTTCAGGCTTGAGGGTACACCCAAATCTCCGCGCGTTGATTTTAATGCCAGTAATGGTCAATTAATTATCAGCGGACGCAGCATACCTGAAAATGCCAGAGAGTTCTATCGCCCTTTGATTGACTGGATTGAACACTATGGTCATAATCCCAAACCTAATACGGTATTTGATGTTTGTCTTGAATATTTCAATACCTCATCTTCAAAGGCACTTTTTGATTTATTTAAAACGGCTGAAGAAATTCAGTTGAATGGAAAATCAAACGTAGTTGTAAGGTGGAAATACGAAAATGACGATTGGGAAATGCGTGATGCCGGCTTAGAATACAGCCGAATTATTCAGATTCCGCTTGAAATGATTGAAATTGAAGTTTGA